Genomic segment of Rhodococcus rhodochrous:
TCGTCGTGTGGCTCACCGTGGCCGTCGTCGCTGTCGGAACCGTCATCATGTTCGTCGTTTCGACGCTCAGCCCGCACTTCGGTCAGCGCAAGGCCAAGGGACCTCGCCTCGACAAGGCGACCGCGGCCCGCAACAAGTAGCACCCGGTACCGATCGCGAAGAGCGCCTCAGCCCCAGCCCAGCTGGTGGAGGCGCTCTTCGTCGATTCCGAAATAGTGCGCGATCTCGTGGACGACGGTGACGAGCACCTCGTGCACGACGTCGTCGTCGTCCTCGCAGATGTCGAGGATCGCGTCGCGGTAGATCGTGATCGTGTCCGGTAGCGATCCCGCGTAGTGGCTGTCGCGCTCGGTCAGCGCGACGCCCTGATACAGACCCAGCAGATCCGGTTCTTCGTCGTGGCGCGGCTCGACGAGGACCACGACATTGTCGATCGCCCGCGCGAGTTCGCGGGGGATCTCGTCGAGTGCTTCCGAGACGAGCTCCTCGAAGTGCTCGTCCTCCATGTGTACCGGCACGTCACGACCCCGGCAGGGGAACTGCGCCCGGCAGCGGCGTCGGCAGCGACCGGCCTTCCGGCACGGGCGGCGGCGGCACGGGCGGCTGGCCGTCGATGAGGATGTCGCCCTTGGCGCTGCCGGTGATCGACGAGAAGCCGCCACCCTCGACCTGCTTGCCGATCGAGCAGTTCACCTTGCGGCTGCCGGCGAGCCAGCTGTCGTAGTCGAGGTTGTCCCAGAACAGTGTGAGGGTCTTGTTGCGCAGAGCCTCGGGGTCGCCGAGGTACTCGTTGACCAGGCGCGTGCAGGTCTCCTCGAGATAGCCGTCCTGGTCCTCGATGCTCGGCAGGCCGCCGGGGAACTGCCCACCGAGGTCGACGACCGCGACGACCTCGAAGGCGTGCGGCTTGGAACACTCCACCGGGTCGGCAGGGACACCGTTGTTGATGCCGATGCAGACACCGACGTCCCAGGCCCGCGACTGGTCCTGATCGGCGACCCGGCCCTTGATGGGC
This window contains:
- a CDS encoding metallopeptidase family protein; protein product: MEDEHFEELVSEALDEIPRELARAIDNVVVLVEPRHDEEPDLLGLYQGVALTERDSHYAGSLPDTITIYRDAILDICEDDDDVVHEVLVTVVHEIAHYFGIDEERLHQLGWG